From the Flavobacteriales bacterium genome, one window contains:
- the secE gene encoding preprotein translocase subunit SecE encodes MAKFVEYIKESADDLMNKVSWPTWKELQSSSIVVAIASLIIALIVYVMDLSFRNVLEVLYGLF; translated from the coding sequence ATGGCAAAATTTGTCGAATACATAAAAGAATCAGCCGACGACTTAATGAATAAAGTCTCTTGGCCTACATGGAAAGAGTTACAAAGTAGCTCAATCGTAGTAGCAATTGCTTCATTAATCATTGCACTTATAGTATATGTTATGGATTTAAGTTTTCGTAATGTTCTAGAGGTGTTATATGGCTTATTTTAA
- the tuf gene encoding elongation factor Tu, whose amino-acid sequence MAKENFNRTKPHLNIGTIGHVDHGKTTLTAAITKVLADAGLAEAQAFDSIDNAPEEKERGITINTAHVEYETTNRHYAHVDCPGHADYVKNMVTGAAQMDGAILVCAATDGPMPQTREHILLARQVGVPAVVVFLNKVDMVDDEELLELVEMEVRELLSFYDYDGDNAPVVAGSALGALNGEAQWVDTVMKLMDSVDAYIPEPVRDNAKDFLMPIEDVFTITGRGTVATGRIETGVANTGDAVDIIGMGAEKLGSTVTGVEMFRKILDRGEAGDNVGILLRGIEKSDIKRGMVICKPGSVTPHTKFKAEVYILKKEEGGRHTPFHNKYRPQFYLRTTDVTGEIQLPEGTEMVMPGDNLTITVELINKVAMSQGLRFAIREGGRTVGAGQITEIIG is encoded by the coding sequence ATGGCAAAAGAGAATTTTAATCGTACCAAACCACACTTAAACATTGGTACAATTGGTCACGTTGACCACGGTAAAACTACCTTGACTGCCGCTATTACTAAGGTATTGGCGGACGCTGGATTGGCTGAGGCTCAAGCGTTTGACTCTATCGATAACGCTCCAGAAGAAAAAGAGAGAGGTATTACAATTAACACTGCTCACGTAGAGTATGAAACAACTAACCGTCACTACGCTCACGTTGACTGTCCAGGTCACGCCGATTACGTAAAGAACATGGTTACTGGTGCTGCTCAAATGGACGGTGCAATTTTAGTATGTGCTGCAACTGATGGTCCTATGCCTCAGACAAGAGAGCACATCCTTTTAGCTCGTCAGGTAGGTGTTCCTGCTGTTGTTGTATTCCTTAACAAAGTGGATATGGTAGACGACGAGGAGTTACTAGAATTAGTAGAGATGGAAGTGAGAGAATTACTTTCTTTCTATGACTATGATGGAGATAATGCTCCAGTTGTTGCAGGTTCTGCTTTGGGTGCACTTAACGGTGAAGCTCAGTGGGTAGATACAGTAATGAAATTAATGGATAGTGTTGATGCATATATTCCAGAGCCAGTTCGTGATAACGCTAAAGACTTCTTGATGCCAATCGAGGATGTATTTACTATTACAGGACGTGGTACTGTTGCTACAGGTCGTATCGAAACAGGTGTTGCAAACACAGGTGATGCGGTTGATATCATCGGTATGGGTGCTGAGAAATTAGGTTCAACAGTTACTGGTGTTGAGATGTTCCGTAAAATCTTAGATAGAGGTGAAGCGGGTGACAACGTAGGTATCTTACTTCGTGGTATTGAGAAATCAGATATCAAAAGAGGTATGGTAATCTGTAAACCAGGTTCTGTAACACCTCACACTAAATTCAAAGCTGAGGTTTATATTTTGAAAAAAGAAGAAGGTGGTCGTCATACGCCATTCCACAACAAATACCGTCCACAGTTCTATTTAAGAACTACTGACGTAACTGGTGAAATCCAGTTGCCAGAAGGTACTGAAATGGTAATGCCAGGTGACAACCTAACAATTACGGTTGAGTTAATCAACAAAGTAGCGATGAGCCAAGGTCTTCGTTTTGCAATCCGTGAGGGTGGTAGAACTGTAGGTGCTGGTCAGATTACTGAGATTATCGGCTAG
- the rplK gene encoding 50S ribosomal protein L11 codes for MAKEVSKIVKLQVRGGAANPSPPVGPALGAAGVNIMEFCKQFNARTQEKQGKIVPVVITVFADKSFEFVIKTAPAAVQLLEASKKKKGSGEPNRTKVGSVSWDQIKTIAEDKMADLNAFTLDSAMMMIAGTARSMGLTVKGGTAPQKK; via the coding sequence ATGGCTAAAGAAGTAAGTAAAATAGTAAAATTACAGGTTAGAGGAGGCGCAGCTAATCCTTCACCGCCAGTTGGTCCTGCACTAGGTGCGGCTGGGGTAAACATCATGGAGTTTTGTAAGCAGTTTAACGCTAGAACTCAAGAAAAACAAGGAAAAATTGTTCCTGTTGTTATCACTGTTTTTGCTGACAAATCTTTTGAGTTTGTTATCAAAACTGCACCAGCAGCAGTTCAGTTGTTGGAAGCATCAAAAAAGAAAAAAGGTTCCGGAGAACCTAATAGAACTAAAGTAGGTTCTGTTAGCTGGGATCAAATCAAAACTATTGCTGAAGATAAAATGGCAGATTTAAATGCTTTCACATTAGATTCAGCTATGATGATGATTGCTGGAACAGCAAGAAGTATGGGTTTAACAGTTAAAGGTGGTACTGCACCACAAAAAAAATAA
- a CDS encoding 50S ribosomal protein L10, translating into MTREEKNKAIDELSAQLVENKNFYLTDIAGLNAAKNSDLRRLCYKSNVQIQVIKNTLLRKAMEKNDVDFAQMYDSLKGNTAIMFAEATNAPAKIIKEFRKKGDKPLLKSAFIEESFYFGDDQVEVLCSLKSKDELIGDIITLLQSPPKTVISSLQSAGGQLSGILKTLSERSE; encoded by the coding sequence ATGACAAGAGAAGAAAAAAATAAAGCAATTGATGAGCTAAGTGCTCAACTAGTCGAAAATAAAAACTTTTATCTTACTGATATTGCTGGTTTAAATGCTGCAAAGAACAGTGACTTAAGACGTTTATGCTACAAAAGTAATGTTCAAATCCAAGTGATTAAAAATACATTACTTAGAAAAGCAATGGAGAAAAATGATGTTGACTTTGCTCAAATGTATGATTCTTTAAAAGGAAATACAGCAATTATGTTTGCAGAGGCTACAAATGCTCCAGCAAAAATTATTAAAGAATTTAGAAAGAAAGGAGATAAGCCACTTTTGAAGTCGGCGTTTATTGAAGAGAGTTTCTATTTTGGTGATGATCAGGTTGAGGTGTTATGCTCACTCAAGTCAAAAGACGAGTTGATTGGGGATATTATTACACTACTTCAGTCACCACCGAAGACAGTTATTTCTTCGCTGCAATCAGCAGGAGGTCAACTTTCTGGAATTTTAAAAACATTATCTGAGCGATCAGAATAA
- the nusG gene encoding transcription termination/antitermination factor NusG: MADKHWYVVRAIGGQEKKVCTYIENEISRLNLSDFVSQILVPTEKVFQIRNGKKVSKERNFFPGYILVEANLVGEVPHIIKSVPGVIGFLGATKGGEPVPMRMSEVNRILGKVDELAITDEEIVIPYVVGESVKVIDGPFNSFSGFIEEIDEQKKKLKVTVKIFGRKTPVELSFMQVEKE; encoded by the coding sequence ATGGCAGATAAACACTGGTACGTAGTAAGAGCAATTGGCGGACAAGAAAAGAAAGTTTGCACATATATTGAGAATGAAATTTCAAGATTAAACCTCTCAGATTTTGTTTCTCAGATTCTTGTGCCCACTGAGAAAGTTTTTCAAATTAGAAATGGTAAGAAAGTCAGTAAAGAAAGAAATTTTTTTCCTGGATACATTTTAGTTGAAGCAAATCTTGTCGGTGAAGTGCCTCATATTATTAAATCAGTTCCTGGTGTAATCGGTTTTTTAGGTGCTACTAAAGGTGGTGAACCTGTACCAATGAGAATGTCAGAGGTCAATAGAATACTCGGAAAGGTTGATGAATTAGCTATTACCGATGAAGAAATAGTAATTCCTTATGTAGTAGGTGAGTCAGTTAAGGTAATTGATGGACCATTTAACTCTTTCAGTGGTTTCATTGAAGAAATTGATGAACAAAAGAAAAAATTAAAAGTTACAGTAAAAATATTTGGACGTAAGACTCCTGTTGAATTGAGTTTTATGCAAGTCGAAAAAGAATAA
- the rpoB gene encoding DNA-directed RNA polymerase subunit beta: protein MASNKTTNRINFASIKNQLTYPDFLDIQIGAFKDFFQIGVSADTRKEEGLWQVFNDHFPISDSRNNFVLEFIDYNIDPPRYSIEECIERGLTYKVPLKAKLKLYCTDPDHEDFETIEQEVFLGSVPYVTPKGSFVINGAERVVVSQLHRSPGVFFGHSFHANGAKLYSARVIPFKGSWIEFATDIHNVMYAYIDRKKKLPVTTLLRSIGFENDKDILEIFNLADEVRVSKAALKRVVGRKLAARILKTWIEDFVDEDTGEVVSIERNEVIIDRETVIEKEHIDDIIDSGSKTVLLHKEDVSTSEYAIIYNTLQKDPTNSEKEAVIYIYRQLRNAEPPDEETARGIIDKLFFSEQRYSLGEVGRFRINKKLGLDVDFNTQILTKEDIISIIKNLVELANSKTNVDDIDHLSNRRVRTVGEQLSNQFSLGLSRMARTIRERMNVRDNEVFTPVDLINAKTLSSVINSFFGTNQLSQFMDQTNPLAEVTHKRRMSALGPGGLSRERAGFEVRDVHYTHYGRLCPIETPEGPNIGLISSLCVYAKVNNLGFIETPYRKVEEGVVKVDEQPIYLTAEEENNMTIAQANAPITEKGNFEVDRVKARFEGDYPVTEPQNITLMDVAPNQIASIAASLIPFLEHDDANRALMGSNMMRQAVPLLQADAPIVGTGLEPQVARDSRVLVNAEGNGVVEYVDANEIHIRYEMSDEEKLISFDDEVKVYSLTKFKKTNQNTCINLKPIVVKGDKVVKGQVLCEGYATQNGELAIGRNLKVAFMPWKGYNFEDAIVLSERVVREDLFTSIHIEEMLVNVRDTKRGPEELTADIPNVSEEATKDLDENGMIRIGADIKAGDIIIGKITPKGESDPTPEEKLLKAIFGDKAGDVKDASLKARPSFKGVVIDKKLFSKSVKDKRTRAMDKETVAIIEKEYNQKAAELKSILVNKLFTILSGKTSQGIVSNLGDDLISKGVKYTLKALQAIDFNTINTHNTKWVVDKELNLKIQTLMNNFLLKNSELLSDFRRKKFAVTVGDELPAGVLKLAKVYVAKKRKVQVGDKLAGRHGNKGIVAKIVRDEDMPFLEDGSTVDIVLNPLGVPSRMNLGQIYETVLGWAGQKLDRKYFTPVFDGASIDDINKETDAAGLPRFGQTYLYDGGTGERFDQPATVGIIYMLKLGHMVDDKMHARSIGPYSLITQQPLGGKAQFGGQRLGEMEVWALEGYGAANILQEMLTVKSDDVVGRAKAYEAIVKGSPMPTPGIPESFNVLMHELLGLGLKVTLD from the coding sequence TTGGCTTCAAATAAAACTACCAATAGAATCAATTTTGCATCTATCAAAAATCAGCTTACATATCCTGATTTTCTGGATATTCAAATAGGTGCTTTCAAAGACTTTTTCCAAATCGGTGTTTCAGCTGATACTAGAAAAGAAGAAGGTTTATGGCAAGTGTTCAATGATCATTTTCCAATTTCTGATTCAAGAAATAACTTTGTATTAGAGTTTATTGATTATAACATCGACCCGCCAAGATACTCCATCGAAGAGTGTATTGAAAGAGGATTAACTTACAAAGTGCCTTTGAAAGCAAAACTTAAATTATACTGTACAGACCCTGATCACGAGGATTTTGAAACCATCGAACAAGAAGTTTTTTTAGGTTCGGTTCCTTATGTGACTCCTAAGGGTTCATTTGTAATAAACGGTGCTGAAAGAGTGGTAGTTTCTCAGTTACACCGTTCGCCAGGGGTATTCTTTGGTCACAGCTTCCATGCCAATGGAGCAAAATTATATTCGGCTAGAGTAATACCTTTCAAAGGTTCGTGGATAGAATTTGCTACAGACATACACAATGTCATGTACGCATATATTGACAGAAAGAAAAAGTTACCTGTAACTACATTGTTACGTTCCATTGGTTTTGAAAACGATAAAGATATTCTAGAGATTTTCAACTTAGCTGACGAGGTAAGAGTTAGCAAAGCTGCTTTGAAAAGAGTAGTTGGTAGAAAGTTAGCGGCTAGAATACTTAAAACTTGGATAGAAGACTTCGTAGATGAAGATACTGGGGAGGTTGTTTCTATCGAAAGAAACGAAGTCATTATTGACAGAGAAACTGTCATTGAAAAAGAACATATTGATGATATTATAGATTCAGGTTCGAAAACAGTTCTTCTTCACAAAGAAGACGTTTCTACTTCTGAATATGCTATCATCTACAACACGCTTCAAAAAGACCCTACTAACTCTGAAAAAGAAGCTGTTATTTACATCTATAGACAACTTCGTAATGCTGAGCCACCAGATGAGGAAACAGCAAGAGGTATTATCGATAAATTATTTTTCTCTGAACAACGTTATAGCCTAGGTGAGGTTGGACGTTTTAGAATTAATAAGAAATTGGGATTAGATGTTGATTTTAACACCCAAATTTTAACTAAAGAAGATATCATTTCAATCATTAAAAACTTAGTAGAGTTAGCAAACTCAAAAACTAATGTGGATGATATTGATCACTTAAGTAACAGAAGGGTAAGAACAGTTGGAGAACAGCTTTCTAATCAATTTAGTTTAGGTCTTTCAAGAATGGCTAGAACCATCAGAGAAAGAATGAATGTTAGAGACAACGAGGTGTTTACACCAGTTGATTTAATTAACGCTAAAACTCTATCCTCTGTAATAAATTCATTCTTTGGAACAAATCAGTTGTCTCAGTTTATGGATCAAACCAATCCTTTGGCTGAGGTCACACACAAAAGAAGAATGTCTGCACTAGGACCTGGTGGTCTTTCAAGAGAAAGAGCTGGTTTTGAGGTGCGTGACGTTCATTATACTCACTATGGTAGATTATGTCCAATTGAAACTCCTGAGGGACCAAATATTGGTCTAATATCTTCACTTTGTGTATATGCTAAAGTAAATAATCTTGGATTTATTGAGACACCTTATCGTAAGGTAGAAGAAGGTGTTGTGAAAGTTGATGAACAACCAATTTATCTTACTGCTGAGGAAGAAAATAACATGACTATTGCACAAGCCAATGCTCCAATTACTGAAAAAGGTAATTTTGAAGTAGATCGTGTAAAAGCAAGATTTGAAGGGGACTATCCAGTGACAGAGCCACAAAACATTACTTTGATGGATGTTGCTCCAAATCAAATTGCCTCTATCGCTGCTTCTTTAATTCCTTTCTTAGAGCACGATGATGCAAACCGTGCACTGATGGGTTCTAACATGATGCGTCAAGCTGTTCCTTTGTTACAAGCAGATGCACCAATTGTTGGTACGGGACTTGAACCTCAAGTAGCTCGTGACTCAAGAGTACTTGTCAATGCTGAAGGCAATGGTGTAGTTGAATATGTTGATGCTAATGAAATTCATATTCGATATGAAATGTCAGATGAAGAAAAGTTAATATCTTTTGATGATGAAGTAAAAGTATATAGCCTTACTAAATTCAAGAAAACCAATCAAAACACATGTATAAACCTTAAACCAATTGTTGTCAAAGGCGATAAAGTTGTTAAAGGGCAAGTATTATGTGAAGGATATGCAACTCAAAATGGTGAATTAGCCATTGGTAGAAACCTTAAAGTGGCATTCATGCCTTGGAAAGGTTATAACTTTGAGGATGCAATTGTACTTTCTGAACGTGTAGTTAGAGAAGATTTATTTACATCGATTCATATTGAAGAGATGTTAGTAAATGTAAGAGATACTAAGAGAGGTCCAGAAGAATTGACGGCAGACATTCCTAACGTTTCTGAAGAAGCAACTAAGGATTTAGATGAAAACGGAATGATTCGTATTGGAGCAGACATCAAAGCTGGTGATATCATCATCGGTAAGATTACGCCTAAAGGAGAATCTGACCCAACACCTGAAGAAAAGCTTCTTAAAGCTATTTTTGGTGATAAAGCTGGAGATGTAAAAGATGCTTCTTTAAAAGCAAGACCTTCATTTAAAGGTGTAGTCATTGACAAAAAGTTATTCTCAAAATCTGTTAAGGATAAGAGAACACGAGCAATGGACAAAGAAACTGTTGCTATTATTGAAAAAGAGTACAATCAAAAAGCTGCTGAACTCAAATCAATACTAGTTAACAAATTATTTACCATTTTAAGCGGTAAGACTTCACAAGGTATTGTAAGCAATCTTGGTGATGATTTAATTTCTAAAGGAGTTAAATATACGCTTAAAGCTCTTCAAGCAATTGATTTTAATACAATAAACACACACAATACAAAGTGGGTAGTTGATAAAGAATTGAATCTGAAGATTCAAACTTTAATGAACAACTTCTTATTAAAGAATAGCGAGTTGTTGAGTGATTTCCGTAGAAAGAAATTTGCAGTAACTGTTGGAGATGAACTTCCTGCAGGCGTACTTAAATTAGCTAAAGTTTATGTTGCTAAAAAACGTAAGGTTCAAGTAGGTGACAAGTTAGCTGGTCGTCACGGTAACAAAGGTATCGTTGCAAAAATTGTTCGTGATGAAGATATGCCGTTCTTAGAAGATGGTTCTACAGTAGATATTGTATTAAATCCATTAGGTGTACCATCTCGTATGAACCTCGGACAGATTTATGAAACTGTTTTAGGTTGGGCTGGTCAAAAATTGGATAGAAAATACTTTACACCTGTTTTTGATGGTGCTTCTATAGATGACATCAACAAAGAAACTGATGCTGCTGGTTTACCAAGATTTGGACAAACCTATCTTTATGACGGTGGTACTGGTGAGCGTTTTGATCAACCTGCAACAGTAGGTATAATCTACATGCTGAAACTTGGTCACATGGTTGACGATAAGATGCATGCTCGTTCAATAGGTCCTTACTCATTAATCACTCAGCAGCCACTCGGTGGTAAAGCTCAGTTTGGTGGTCAAAGACTTGGTGAGATGGAGGTTTGGGCACTCGAAGGTTATGGTGCTGCAAACATTCTTCAAGAAATGTTAACAGTAAAATCTGATGATGTAGTAGGACGTGCTAAAGCTTATGAAGCTATTGTAAAAGGTAGTCCGATGCCAACACCGGGTATTCCTGAATCATTCAATGTATTGATGCACGAGTTGTTAGGTCTTGGACTTAAAGTGACTTTAGACTAA
- the rplL gene encoding 50S ribosomal protein L7/L12 — MADLKAFAEQLVNLTVKEVSELADILKDEYGIEPAAAAVAVAGPAAGGGGDAAEEKSEFDVILKAAGGSKLAVVKLVKELTGLGLKEAKDIVDGAPAPIKEGVSKDEAEALKTQLEGAGAEVELK; from the coding sequence ATGGCAGATTTAAAAGCTTTCGCAGAACAGTTAGTAAACTTGACTGTAAAAGAAGTAAGTGAATTAGCTGATATCTTAAAAGATGAGTACGGAATAGAGCCTGCAGCTGCTGCTGTAGCTGTTGCTGGTCCTGCTGCTGGAGGTGGCGGAGACGCTGCTGAAGAGAAATCAGAATTCGATGTTATCTTAAAAGCCGCTGGAGGATCTAAGTTAGCTGTTGTAAAACTTGTAAAAGAGTTAACAGGTCTTGGTCTTAAAGAAGCTAAAGATATTGTAGACGGTGCACCAGCTCCAATAAAAGAAGGTGTATCTAAAGATGAAGCTGAAGCATTAAAAACCCAACTTGAGGGTGCAGGTGCTGAAGTGGAACTTAAATAA
- a CDS encoding 50S ribosomal protein L1, with amino-acid sequence MGVSKNMKEASALIDKTTAYSLSDAAGLMKSISKAKFDASVDIAVKLGVDPRQANQMVRGVVTLPHGTGKDVKVLALVTADKEAEAKEAGADYVGLEDYIEKLKEGWTDVDVIITMPSVMGKLGALGRVLGPRGLMPNPKTGTVTMEVGKAVSDVKKGKIDFKVDKFGIIHCAIGKASFDPSKLVDNANELIQTILKLKPSAAKGTYMQSVYMSSTMSPSVRIDEKSI; translated from the coding sequence ATGGGAGTTAGTAAAAATATGAAAGAAGCTTCTGCTCTTATTGATAAGACTACAGCTTATTCTTTATCTGATGCAGCAGGTTTAATGAAGTCAATTTCTAAAGCTAAGTTTGATGCATCAGTGGACATCGCCGTTAAATTAGGTGTTGATCCAAGACAAGCCAACCAGATGGTTAGAGGTGTTGTAACACTTCCTCATGGTACAGGTAAAGATGTTAAAGTACTAGCATTAGTAACAGCTGACAAAGAAGCTGAAGCTAAAGAAGCAGGTGCTGATTATGTTGGTCTTGAGGATTACATCGAAAAACTAAAAGAAGGCTGGACGGATGTTGACGTCATCATTACAATGCCTTCTGTTATGGGCAAATTAGGTGCTTTAGGTCGTGTTTTAGGACCAAGAGGTTTAATGCCTAACCCTAAGACTGGTACAGTAACTATGGAAGTTGGTAAAGCAGTTTCTGACGTTAAGAAAGGTAAAATCGATTTTAAAGTAGACAAATTTGGAATTATCCATTGTGCAATTGGTAAAGCCTCTTTTGATCCTTCAAAATTAGTCGATAACGCCAATGAACTTATACAAACAATATTGAAGCTTAAGCCATCTGCGGCAAAAGGTACATATATGCAAAGTGTTTATATGTCTTCGACGATGAGTCCAAGTGTTCGAATTGATGAAAAATCTATCTAA